CCAGACCAAATGAACTCTGACAGCTTATGCTTATATTCGAGGATAACTTGCCCGGCCTCGTCTTTCAAAGTCAGCGCCAGTGTACCTCTCAGGTCATCAATGAAAGGCGGATTTGGGTGAGAACCGCCATTGCGCCATTCCAATTGTTGCGGGCCTTCAATTGCAAAATAGATTTCCTTGCGCCAACCGTCCTTTGGAAGGCCATGGAAATGGTAGGTCAAATCAATAGGGTGGTCTAACCTCACACGCTTGAAACGGGCTTGGTAACCACCGCCACCCTGCACGAGACCACCGTCAGGCATGGCGACAATTTCTCCGTCACCCCAGTAATTCGAGATTGCTCGCTGTGTGGAACAAGATGTCTGAAAGAGCACAACAACGAGTCCCATGCTTGCGACAAGGAATTTCGCGGTGTGTTTGGCAGAATTCATTTTGTCGCCTCAGTCAAACTTTTTGCCAGTTCCCGATGGTCCACCTTGCCCGTCCCAAGTTTCGGAATCTCTTTCACCACTTTGATCTCGCGCGGCACACAGAGATTGGTCAAACCCCTGGCTTTGATGGCTGCGCGCATTTCGTCGAGTGTGAGCCGTGGTTCGTTCGTTACTGCAACGAGCATTTCGCCCTTGTCTTCGTCGGGACGGCTCAGGACGGCGACCTGGCAGCGCAAACCGTAGCGGGGGAACGCGCCGACCAGCGCGTCTTCGACGGCGGCGAGGCTCACCATTTCGCCGCTCACCTTGGCGAAGCGTTTGAGCCGGCCAAGGATCGTCACGTAACGCTCCGCATCCACGCTCACGATGTCTCCCGTGTCATACCACCCACCGAGCGCCTTGAATTTCTCGTTGGCGTCGGGATTCAGATAGCCCTTCATCACATTCGGTCCGCGCACCAACAAACGGCCTCCTTCGGATACGCCCTCCACCGGTTCGAGTTTGTATTCGACGCCCGGCAACAGTTTCCCGGCTGAACCATGCCTGGCCTCCATCGGGGTGTTAAGGCTGACACACGGGCTGCATTCGGTCGCGCCGTAGCCTTCGAGGATGCGCACACCGAACCGGCGCGACCAGAGATTCGCCGTTGCCTCCTGCACTTTTTCCGCGCCGGCGAACATGTAGCGCAGGCTGCGGAAATCGTACGGATGCGCCTTGCGCGCATACCCGTTGAGAAAAGTGTTGGTCCCGATCATGATGGTGCAGTCGCGGTCATAAAAAACCGTCGGCACGACCCGGTAGTGCAGCGGCGACGGATAAATGAAGACGTAAATGCCGCGCACGAGCGGAAACAGCGTCCCGATGGTCAGGCCGAAACTGTGGAACAATGGCATCGCGTTAAAAATGCGGTCGCGGTCCTCGATGTCGGTGATGACCAGCAACTGCCGGATGTTGGCGATGAGGTTGGTATGCGTCAGTTCGACGCCCTTGGGCACGCCTTCCGATCCACTGGTGAAAAGGACAACCGCCGTGTCGTCTGGCCGGGCCGGCGAAAGGCGGAGCGCGGAGCGCAACGCCAATTTATGACGGAGGCCGGTGAAGAGTTTTTCGGAGCCGGAAATACGAGACCGCACGTCTTCGAGGAAAATCATTTCGATGCCCGCCTTGACGAGCGGATCGACATTGATTCTGGCCCGCAGGAGGAAGGAGCGCGAAGTGATGATCCGCTTCAATCCGGCGAGCTGCGCGCAGGCGAGCATTGTGGTCGCGCCGGTCGAGTAGTTCAACACAGCCGGCACTTTCTCCGCCGCCCAGAGGCTCAACAGCACGATGGGCGTGGCATTGGTGTTGGGCAGAAGAACGCCGATGCGTTCGCCGCCCGTCGCTTCGAACATTTTGCGCCATTGGCGCGCCATCAAATCAACGCCGATCATCAACCGTCGGTAGG
This DNA window, taken from Candidatus Angelobacter sp., encodes the following:
- a CDS encoding AMP-binding protein, which encodes MKTLIRFLLRLLFRFRAYNEAALNVPGPVLLLPNHTALIDWLFLGLCLEDDWRFVVSSVSAQTSWLHRKIMLNSRTFPIDTASPYSLKRVAEFLQSGGRLVLFAEGRLTRTGSLMKLFDGTGFLLHKTGAKVITCHVRGPDRLPHRLTMNGNLTQWFPRVTVHFNDPLVPPKLEHASTARARATLTNWLRDRMIAHRFAVEMQQEPATILAAIKQRAGLCPRFVISEDATRQTLTYRRLMIGVDLMARQWRKMFEATGGERIGVLLPNTNATPIVLLSLWAAEKVPAVLNYSTGATTMLACAQLAGLKRIITSRSFLLRARINVDPLVKAGIEMIFLEDVRSRISGSEKLFTGLRHKLALRSALRLSPARPDDTAVVLFTSGSEGVPKGVELTHTNLIANIRQLLVITDIEDRDRIFNAMPLFHSFGLTIGTLFPLVRGIYVFIYPSPLHYRVVPTVFYDRDCTIMIGTNTFLNGYARKAHPYDFRSLRYMFAGAEKVQEATANLWSRRFGVRILEGYGATECSPCVSLNTPMEARHGSAGKLLPGVEYKLEPVEGVSEGGRLLVRGPNVMKGYLNPDANEKFKALGGWYDTGDIVSVDAERYVTILGRLKRFAKVSGEMVSLAAVEDALVGAFPRYGLRCQVAVLSRPDEDKGEMLVAVTNEPRLTLDEMRAAIKARGLTNLCVPREIKVVKEIPKLGTGKVDHRELAKSLTEATK